From a single Streptomyces liliifuscus genomic region:
- a CDS encoding intradiol ring-cleavage dioxygenase, protein MTDTVSAEQERREADLVERVVRSFDGCSDPRLKQLMTSLVHHLHAFAREVRLTEEEWAKGIGFLTAAGHITDDKRQEFILLSDVLGLSMQTIGINNEAYGDATEATVFGPFFVENSPEIPLGGSISGGATGEPCWVEGTVSDSDGHPVAGARIEVWEADAEGLYDVQHDDGRTAARGHLFTDAEGRYSFWGVTPTPYPIPHDGPVGQMLAAVGRSPMRASHLHFMVSAAGQRTLVTHIFVRGDELLDSDTVFGVKSSLVKGFERQAPGSPTPDGYAVDGAWSRVSFDIVLAPAGT, encoded by the coding sequence ATGACCGACACCGTCTCCGCCGAACAGGAGCGTCGCGAGGCGGACCTGGTCGAGCGTGTCGTCCGTTCGTTCGACGGCTGCTCCGACCCGCGGCTGAAGCAACTGATGACCTCGCTCGTGCACCACCTGCATGCCTTCGCCCGTGAGGTGCGCCTGACCGAGGAGGAGTGGGCCAAGGGCATCGGGTTCCTGACCGCCGCAGGGCACATCACGGACGACAAGCGCCAGGAGTTCATCCTGCTCTCCGACGTGCTCGGCCTTTCCATGCAGACCATCGGCATCAACAACGAGGCTTACGGCGACGCGACCGAGGCGACCGTCTTCGGTCCGTTCTTCGTCGAGAACAGCCCCGAGATCCCCCTCGGCGGCTCTATCTCCGGCGGCGCGACCGGCGAACCGTGCTGGGTCGAGGGCACCGTCTCCGACAGCGACGGACACCCGGTCGCCGGTGCTCGCATCGAGGTCTGGGAGGCCGACGCGGAAGGCCTCTACGACGTCCAGCACGATGACGGCCGGACCGCCGCCCGTGGCCATCTGTTCACCGATGCCGAGGGACGCTACTCGTTCTGGGGCGTCACACCGACGCCGTACCCCATCCCCCATGACGGTCCTGTGGGTCAGATGCTGGCGGCCGTCGGCCGGTCCCCGATGCGGGCCTCGCATCTGCACTTCATGGTCAGCGCGGCAGGACAGCGCACCCTGGTCACCCACATCTTCGTCCGCGGCGACGAACTGCTCGACTCGGACACGGTGTTCGGGGTCAAGTCGTCCCTGGTGAAGGGGTTCGAACGCCAGGCCCCCGGCTCCCCGACGCCGGACGGGTACGCGGTGGACGGCGCATGGTCACGGGTCTCCTTCGACATCGTGCTGGCCCCGGCCGGTACGTGA
- a CDS encoding MHYT domain-containing protein — MRATVSNFDYGVVTPIAAYLMATIGAALGLRCTTRSLRRPHHRARWLALGAVSFGCGIWAMHFIAMIGFDVEGVAVRYDRDQTLLSLAVVIACVAAGMFLVGYRGRSALTLVAAGIITGNGVVTMHGVGMNAIKIDGSLHYDGRIVILSFAFTIVIATVALWAAVSIHALWSSMGASLIMGVAVTGMHYIGMTALSIQLTGQAAAEEPTSNLGFLMAMLAGPLAVLLIATTIVMFDPDMMTGDDDLGRAALAPRGTDSTHPVQ; from the coding sequence ATGCGCGCCACCGTCTCCAACTTCGACTACGGCGTCGTGACCCCGATCGCCGCCTACCTGATGGCCACCATCGGGGCGGCGCTAGGGCTGCGGTGTACGACACGGTCGCTGAGACGTCCGCACCACAGAGCCAGATGGCTGGCCCTGGGCGCCGTTTCGTTCGGCTGCGGTATCTGGGCCATGCACTTCATCGCCATGATCGGCTTCGATGTCGAGGGCGTGGCGGTCCGCTACGACCGGGACCAGACTCTCCTCAGCCTCGCGGTCGTCATCGCCTGCGTAGCCGCCGGCATGTTCCTGGTCGGCTACCGGGGCCGCTCTGCGTTGACCCTGGTGGCGGCCGGCATCATCACCGGGAACGGGGTGGTGACCATGCACGGCGTCGGGATGAACGCCATCAAGATCGACGGCAGCCTCCACTACGACGGCCGCATCGTGATTCTCTCCTTCGCCTTCACCATCGTGATCGCCACGGTGGCACTGTGGGCGGCGGTCTCCATCCACGCCCTGTGGTCCAGCATGGGCGCGAGCCTGATCATGGGAGTGGCGGTGACCGGCATGCACTACATCGGCATGACCGCCCTCTCCATCCAGCTCACCGGCCAGGCCGCCGCCGAGGAGCCGACCAGCAATCTGGGGTTCCTCATGGCCATGCTCGCCGGCCCCCTCGCCGTCCTGCTGATCGCCACCACCATCGTCATGTTCGACCCCGACATGATGACCGGTGACGACGACTTGGGCCGAGCGGCACTCGCACCACGCGGCACCGACTCCACCCACCCCGTGCAATAG
- a CDS encoding MFS transporter, translated as MAIGRGVGLLCALLVLVQSYDLIVYSTLLGSLLGEPGWRLDAVTAGAAGSTVYVGVLAGGMFSGALLDRFGLRPVVLVQVAWSSVWTAACALAADPVQLANFRGLAGLGLGAVVPCVLTACRQSMPPGRAKRVTGVSLALMPPGGGISAMVLAPMVLPAYSWRAMFAVGSALGVLVLAVAARWLPEFPPARERADGTARPGARSVASGAPFRRGLMAGLLGAVVAAVNLLTWRILDGGAGAAALGPLRGLSSDLQFNLTLNTGAVVGACVVAAVALRRGSNRRTVLGCAIGGLGFVVLMPGTFGVAVGVLVMLFGPVGSGLQGALNLVNTWVADTFNRSVGSAEEPPKLTPGRRNRPSPGRRHRAGRRAKPAAPAATTDAPAPEPSPGTQTAWAQPPVPGPVAPASADDAVEAHLPGGYPVPQPRDVRFDSSAAGRHRRRG; from the coding sequence ATGGCAATCGGACGCGGCGTGGGACTACTGTGCGCCCTCCTGGTCCTGGTGCAGAGCTACGACCTGATCGTCTACAGCACCTTGTTGGGCTCGCTCCTGGGCGAGCCGGGATGGCGCCTCGATGCGGTGACCGCCGGGGCCGCCGGCAGCACCGTCTATGTCGGGGTGCTGGCCGGCGGAATGTTCTCCGGAGCGTTGCTCGACCGGTTCGGCCTGCGTCCGGTGGTACTCGTCCAGGTCGCCTGGTCGAGCGTGTGGACCGCGGCTTGCGCGCTGGCCGCCGATCCGGTGCAACTTGCCAACTTCCGCGGGTTGGCGGGGCTGGGTCTGGGCGCCGTCGTGCCCTGCGTGCTCACCGCGTGCAGGCAATCCATGCCGCCCGGGCGGGCCAAGCGGGTCACCGGAGTGTCGTTGGCACTGATGCCACCCGGCGGCGGCATCAGTGCCATGGTGCTGGCGCCCATGGTGCTGCCCGCCTACAGCTGGCGGGCCATGTTTGCCGTCGGCTCCGCGCTGGGAGTCCTCGTCCTCGCTGTCGCCGCGCGGTGGCTTCCGGAATTCCCGCCTGCCCGTGAGAGGGCGGACGGTACGGCTCGTCCGGGTGCGCGGTCGGTGGCGAGCGGCGCACCGTTCCGGCGAGGACTCATGGCCGGTCTACTCGGCGCGGTGGTCGCCGCCGTCAATCTGCTCACCTGGCGAATCCTGGACGGCGGGGCGGGCGCGGCGGCTCTCGGCCCGCTGCGCGGGCTCTCCTCGGACCTCCAGTTCAACCTGACGCTGAACACCGGTGCGGTCGTAGGGGCCTGCGTGGTGGCCGCGGTCGCGCTACGGCGGGGCTCGAACCGTAGGACCGTGTTGGGATGCGCCATCGGCGGACTCGGGTTCGTAGTGCTCATGCCGGGAACGTTCGGTGTGGCGGTCGGGGTGCTCGTGATGCTGTTCGGTCCCGTCGGGTCCGGTCTGCAGGGCGCGTTGAACCTGGTCAACACCTGGGTCGCGGACACCTTCAACAGGTCCGTGGGTTCGGCCGAGGAACCGCCGAAGTTGACCCCGGGCCGACGGAACCGGCCCTCCCCTGGGAGGCGGCACCGTGCCGGGCGCCGGGCGAAACCCGCCGCGCCGGCCGCGACGACCGATGCGCCGGCACCGGAGCCTTCCCCGGGAACTCAGACGGCCTGGGCGCAGCCACCGGTCCCCGGCCCGGTGGCACCCGCCTCGGCGGACGACGCAGTCGAGGCCCATCTCCCTGGCGGGTACCCGGTGCCGCAGCCGCGGGATGTGAGGTTCGACAGCTCCGCCGCGGGCCGCCATCGCCGACGCGGGTGA
- a CDS encoding MDR family MFS transporter, whose protein sequence is MAVMLLASLDQTIVSTALPTVVGELHGVTHMAWVTTAYILAATVVMPVYGRLGDLLGRKNLYIGGIILFLAGSVIAGSAQDMSMLITGRAVQGLGGGGLMITSQAIVADLVPTRQRAKYMAPIGVIFALAAVVGPLLGGWFTDSVGWRWCFWINLPVGLLALAVCAVALHLPRKALKATIDYIGIALMTAAVACTVLVADWGGTDYAWSDPLILGLAGAGVGSWILFFHSQSRVAEPIIPLRLFRSPIFSIATLIGMIVIGVGMFAVISYMPTYLQMVYGATAAQSGWLLLPMVVGLMGASLPVGQQMSRTGRYRIYPIAGSLVIAVTALMLSTIEVDTPLVLLCGYLFLMGVGIGLMSQTLVLAVQNAFPAADVGTATAANNFFREIGATVGTAAVGAVFTSRLTDQLGNRLSLRDLKTVGDTDSLTPALVHALPAPVQDAIVAAYQHALTPVFAYLVPLFLVGAVLAVLLPEKRLAGGDSGSPDGETPGPAPGGPETKAR, encoded by the coding sequence ATGGCAGTGATGCTGCTCGCCTCGCTCGACCAGACCATCGTCAGCACCGCACTGCCCACTGTCGTCGGCGAACTTCACGGCGTGACACATATGGCGTGGGTGACCACGGCCTACATTCTGGCCGCCACCGTTGTGATGCCTGTCTACGGCCGCCTCGGTGATCTGCTCGGCCGTAAGAACCTGTACATCGGCGGAATCATCCTCTTCCTCGCAGGTTCCGTGATCGCCGGATCCGCGCAGGACATGTCGATGCTGATCACAGGCCGGGCCGTTCAGGGCCTGGGCGGCGGCGGCCTGATGATCACCTCACAGGCGATCGTCGCCGACCTGGTACCGACCCGTCAGCGCGCGAAGTACATGGCTCCGATCGGTGTCATCTTCGCGCTGGCAGCTGTCGTCGGCCCGCTGCTCGGCGGTTGGTTCACCGACAGCGTCGGCTGGCGCTGGTGCTTCTGGATCAACCTGCCGGTCGGCCTGCTCGCACTCGCTGTGTGTGCTGTGGCGCTGCACCTGCCGCGCAAGGCACTCAAGGCCACGATCGACTACATCGGCATCGCGCTCATGACGGCGGCCGTCGCCTGCACCGTCCTGGTCGCGGACTGGGGCGGCACCGACTATGCCTGGAGCGACCCGCTAATCCTCGGCCTCGCCGGTGCGGGCGTTGGATCCTGGATCCTGTTCTTCCACTCGCAGAGCCGCGTGGCCGAACCGATCATCCCGCTGCGTCTGTTCCGCAGCCCCATTTTCTCCATCGCCACCCTTATCGGCATGATCGTGATCGGTGTAGGGATGTTTGCGGTCATCAGCTACATGCCGACGTATTTGCAGATGGTCTACGGCGCCACCGCCGCACAGTCCGGCTGGCTACTGCTGCCGATGGTGGTCGGCCTGATGGGTGCGAGTCTGCCCGTCGGCCAGCAGATGAGCCGGACCGGCCGTTACCGGATCTACCCGATCGCCGGTTCGCTCGTCATCGCCGTCACAGCCCTGATGCTCTCCACCATCGAGGTGGACACCCCCCTCGTTCTGCTCTGTGGGTACCTCTTCCTGATGGGCGTGGGCATCGGCCTCATGTCCCAGACCCTCGTCCTGGCCGTGCAGAACGCCTTTCCAGCCGCCGACGTGGGCACCGCGACCGCCGCCAACAACTTCTTCCGCGAGATCGGCGCGACGGTCGGGACCGCTGCGGTCGGCGCGGTCTTCACCAGCCGACTGACCGACCAACTCGGCAACCGGCTGTCCTTGCGCGACCTCAAGACAGTCGGCGACACGGACTCGCTGACCCCCGCACTCGTCCATGCCCTGCCGGCCCCTGTCCAGGACGCCATAGTTGCGGCCTACCAGCACGCCCTGACCCCGGTCTTCGCCTATCTGGTCCCGCTGTTCCTCGTCGGTGCTGTGCTGGCCGTCCTACTTCCCGAGAAGCGGCTCGCGGGTGGCGACTCCGGAAGCCCGGACGGGGAGACACCGGGACCAGCGCCCGGAGGACCGGAGACGAAGGCGAGGTGA